The sequence CCCATGATCAGCCCAGGGAAATGGTTGGCGACCAGCGGGTAGAGTCCGATCACCAGCACCACCAGCAGAAACGGCAGGCCGCCACTGCGCCGGGCCAGCTCCATCATCAACAACCAGACAACAATGCCCAGATACAGGCTGCTCCAGCCAGCCTGGACCATTTCCCAGGCGTTGGTGGCAAAGTAAAAGCTCACGGCCAAGATGGCGATAGCCGCGAGGATGTCATAAACCGGTATCTTCGACTGACCGGACTTGGCAGGCAGGGCCAGAAAGGCGGCTGCGGCGAAGAAGCCAATGAAGATCCAGTAGTACTCACCTTCTAGCATGCGTCGGCCGTCCCAGGTCAAACCGAAGATATAGGCTATCCCGGTGACCAGCCCGCAGACGCTGAGCAGCACAAAGGCAATGCTCTGCCACGAATACGCCTCACCCAGCCGAGTGACCTCGTTACCCTGTGCAGCTTCTTCAGCAGTGATGGTGTCGGTGTTCATGGTGATCCTTTTTCAGGCCCGGTTTATGACGACGCTGGTCATGACAACCCTGGGTATGGCGTGCTTTTTTGATCAAAGACGGGTACGGAAGCCTTCCAGCCCGTGCGTATGCTTTTCCACAATGGCCATAAAGGCTTGGTTGTTTCTGCCCGGTTGGATTCCCTTTTCTTTGGCCTCATCCAGGGCCGCCTGCCTGGCGGAGATCCAGCTGTCCATCTTCTCGATAGCCTCCTGATTCCAGCGGTCGTCCTCCTCGGTCCAGGCACCGATCTCCTTCAGGTAGCGGACAGTGCCCTCGTGAATGGGGAGAGGGGAGCGGTCCAGGTAGTCCCGGAACACCTCCAGGCTCATCCGTGTGGACAGCGGGTGGGAGCCCTTGTAGCGATCAAAGGCCTGGTGAAACCACCTGGCCAGGGTGTAGGCGAGGGCTTCGTCGAGATCCGCTGGTGCGGCATAGAGGAAGTTCGAGGCGAGGCCATCCACGCCTCTGGCGCTGGCAACGCCCATGGTGATGGGGCCGGGTACGGCCATGGGACTGTGCTCGAGGAAGCGTTGCCATCCCGCTTCGTCATCCAGATCCATGGCGAGCCAGCGAATGCCACCGGGCGCACCTTCCAACTCGGCCATTACCGAACTGACGGATGCGCAATAGGCAACATCAGCCCGGCCTTCAATAACCGATCGGCAGTTTTCGACATAGCTGCTGGCGGCGATAAAGTTGAAGTGTGTGGCGCTTTCCTCTGGGGTCATACCCAGGAAAGCCGGGAGCCCGTCCCTGACGGTGGTCATCATAGGGATCGAGAATTGCCCCTGGGCAACCCGCAGACCGCTGCGTTTGAGATCGTCCATGCTGTGCAGATCGGAATCGCCTGCGACGACGAAGGTCCAGGGGGTATCGTTGTGATGCCAGATGACGCGTTGTGGGACCGGCATCATGGTGGCGTAGTGACCGATGCCCTGGATTTGAAAGCGCAGTTCAGCGGCAGAGACCGAGCTCAGCAGCAGATCGCGCCGCTCGGTAAGGCGCCGATGCCGCTGGATTTCGCTGTCTTCCGGCACGACGCGGACGTTGGAGCCCAGCTCTTGCTGCAGCATTGGCCCCCAGCCATTGGTCGAAGCAAAGCTGCCGCTGGAGGTGCCGGGGGTGCCTATCACCAGCAGGTGCGGCATATCGTAGGTGTCCGCATTGGCCAGACTGGTGCTGCCAAACGCAAGCAGGCCTGCAAGCGACAAGCTTGCACTCAACCTGCTCTTGGGCGATGTGATTCTCATGAGCTTCTCCGATCTTTTATTTTTATCGTGATTGCTCGTCCCTGCTCTTCACTCACAACTGGTCAATCCAAACTACGGTTGATGCTCTGCCAGTGTCAATAAAGCGGGTCTACCATGCCGGCTGGAGAAAACACCTGATTCATGTGGTGAATGACAGACAAGCTGACAGGTTTGTATTGTGGTAGTGACTATCGATCCGGGCGCTGTCATTCGCTATGGGGCTGTCGCTCCTACAGATACACGCAGATCTGGGTGCTTTGATCTAACCCGCTATGATGTGCTTCCCACCGTGCAACGGCTTGAACAGGTCGCCATGTCCAGCAACGCTATCTATACCGACCTGTCGGCGTATTACGATGTGATGTGTGCGGATATCGACTACAGGGCGCAAAACCAATGTGCATGCAGGCTTGGCAAGCGGTGTGCTGTTTTGCTTTAACGCGGTCGACAACCGCAGGATCGATAACCAGTCCTTTGTCTCGCACAGCGTTCGGCACGTGGGTACGGAATTCAATTTCAGCTCCGGTTGGTACTATGCGGGTGAGGGCGAGCAACAGGTGTGGCAGGACCAGCACGCTATGGTGGCGGTGAGTTTCAACGAACTGGCTACGCTGCTGGAGCCCTATTTTGAGGTGCACGTACTGGAGCATGATTACCAGTGCATCATTCCCTGGGATGATGTCTCAGGGAATGCCCTTTTTGCCTGTGTAAAGATCTGAGGGCCCAAGAGTACTTCTACCCGAAGACGCTGACGGTTTGCCGACTGATTACCGTTACCTCGCCGTGCTTGTCCCACAGGGTGGCGTCGATATGGCCATAGCCGTTTGCCGAGCTATGAATGTCCGCCAGGTATTGCCACCAGTCATTGGCACTGCAGTTGTCCGGCAGGTTCACAAAACTGATAGTCCAGGTGAGAGAGCTACCGGAAGTGGGCTTTTTCAACATGCTGAATACCGCCGGTGGCCAGGCGTCGAGCAGGGCAAGTGTCTGTGCGACTGAAACGGCTTGCGTTGATTCCTCGCGCAATTTGATCCAGCCACCCATCACCTTCTGCGTCGACCCCATAAACGGCATCTTGCCCACTGTATAGCGGTAATCGAAGTACTGGGTGAAGTCGGGCGTCAGGCCGGGCAGAAAAGGGAAGGTATGCCCCTCGTCCGGTGCGCTAAAGGCGGGGGCTTTGTCCGGTTCAACATGCACCATCGATTCCCTTTCTCCGCCAAAACTGGCCAGCATCACAGCGCAGACCTGATCGCCCTGATATGCCGTGGCCTGGATTTGGCTGGCGGCTTTGCCTTCGCGCAATAGCTGCACCCGAATATCCATAGCGCCGGGTGCGACCGGCGCCACGAACGACACCATGATGGAGCGCACGGGCCTGTCTGCAGCCATGTGCAGGGCAACGCGCTGATACATGATCGCAGCCACCATGCCACCAAAGGTGGCTCTACCCTGGCCCCATTTTTCTGGGATTGTCACTGGCTCCAAGGTGTTTTCACTTATCGCCAGCATGGCATCATTGAAGTTCATAATTGCTCCTAGATTCTGGTTGGTTAGCTTCAGGCTAGAACGCTACTTTTGCCTGGCAGCTTGCTCGCTGTGCAGCAACTGTGTATCTAGAAAGGCCACCACTTTTTGCGCATAGTCCCGCGGCTGTGCAGCATAGGCATGGGTATGCTGTGCCCCTGGCACTTGCCAGAATTCTGCCTGGGTATGGCTGTTCAGGACGCGCCATAACAACTGGCCATCCGCGACTGGCGTGAACTCATCGGCATCGCCATAGATCATCAACATACTGGGGCGGCCGACCAGGCGTTGCGCGGCATCCAGGGGCCGCAAACTGCGCTCGCCGGCAGGGTATACAAGCCTGGAAAGCTGAATGCCCAGCCTGGGAATCGGATAGCGCGACCAGAAGTGCAACAGCGTAGGGAATGCTGACTCCAGCACCGCCGCCTTGAATGGATGCTCAGGCTGCGCCATGGCGCACACACTCATGGCTGCGCCCATCGACGCGCCCATTACCGCCACCGGTAGCTGCGGATACTGCGCTTGCAGGGCTTGGCCAGCGGCCAATACGTCCAGTGGGAAGTCCATAGTGGTCGAGGTGCTTTCGCCGAAACCATTCAGGTCGACAAGCAGAACGTGGTAACCGGCCTCACGTAGCATGTCGGCATGGCCGTATTTCATCCAGAAGCCTTTGGCGATGGCGCCCATTGGATGCACCATCAACACCGCACCCTTGGCTACCGCGCAGTGGGCTGGTGCTAAAAGCCCAGAGAGTTTCGCCCCGGACTGGCTGGCAATCGTCAGGCGTTGCCACTGCTGCTGATCGACTCCTTCTGGCCAATGCCAAGGCCTGACAAAGCGCCCAAAAAAGGGCTTCTTGAAAAGTCTGTATGCGCTGTTCTTCATTCCGGCAGGCCCTTTTTTACGTGGTAAAGCGTTGAGCACAAGTATTGGCGATTGACCCAGGCTGCAACCATGGGCAAAAATGACAAATAACATGCGATGTTTTACAGGGTGTATTGCTGGTGTGGGGAAGGAGGGCAACAGATGAAAATCACCCTGTTGATGGCAGACCAATGCTCAGCCACCAGCGTTGCTGCGACCCTGGATTTCTTTCAGACCGCCAATGTGCTGCACCACTACGCGGTCAAACAGAACGCACGTGAAGAGCGCAGCAACTCGGCGCTGTTTGATCTTGAAACCGCGTCGATTGATGGGCAGCCGATAACCTGCTCGGGCGGGTTGCGCCTGACCCCGGACAAGAAACTGGCAGACGTAAACAGCCCGAAACTGATTGTGGTGCCGGGCTTTATGTTCAATATCCTTGGGGTATTACCCAGCCTTGGTAAAATGGTTGAATGGCTGCAAGAGCAACACCAGCAAGGCTGCTACATTGCCAGCATGTGTACCGGCGCTTTTGTCACTGCGCAGGCCGGGTTGCTGGACGGTCGCTGTGCTACCACCCACTGGGTGTTCGGCGAACAGTTCGCGCGCAGTTTTCCCAAAGTGATATTGCAGATAGAGCGCACAGTCACGGATGATGGCCAGCTCCTATGCTCGGGTGGTTCCACCAGTGGCAGCGATCTGCTGCTGCATCTGGTGCGTAAATTCTCGTCGCCGCAATTGGCCGCCGAGTGCGCGAAAAAATTACTGGTCGACTTCTCTGAGCGCAGCCAAACGCCTTATTCGAGTACTACCTTCAAGAAGAATCACACTGACGCCGAGATCCTGAAAATCCAGATCTGGTTGGAGAATCGGATTGGCAGAACCATTGTGATGGAGCAGTTGGCCGAGGAGTTTGGCCTGAGCATGCGCAATTTCATTCGTCGCTTCAAGGAAGCTACTGACCAGAATCCCCTCGAGTACCTGCAGAACCTGCGCCTGGAAAAAGCCAAGTTCCTGTTAGAAAGTAGCCAGCAAGCTTTCGAGCAGATCACTCTGCAAGTGGGTTATGAAGACGGCAACTCATTCCGACGCTTGTTCAAGCAGAGAGTGGGGCTGACGCCCAGTGCTTACCGGAAGCGATTTGAAAACAGACGTAGCGTCCATTCCGGCTAGGGGGGGAATCTACACGTGTTGCCGCCACCCGAATCTCCCTTTCGGGTGGCGCGGTCTCAATCATTCAGTGTCGGCCATCAATCCCAGCTCAACGCCCCGCCAGTCTGATACTCGATCACGCGGGTTTCGAAGAAGTTCTTCTCTTTCTTCAGGTCCATGATCTCGCTCATCCACGGGAACGGGTTGCTGGTGCCTGGGTATTCTTCTTTCAGGCCGATCTGGGTCAGGCGGCGGTTGGCGATGAACTTGAGGTAGTCCTCCATCATCGCTGCGTTCATGCCCAGTACTCCGCGTGGCATGGTGTCGCGGGCGTATTCGATTTCCAGTTGGGTACCCTGCAGGATCATCTGGGTTGCCTCGTCCTTCATCTGGGCGTCCCACAGGTGCGGGTTTTCGATCTTGATCTGGTTGATCACGTCGATGCCGAAGTTCAGGTGCATGGACTCGTCGCGCAGGATGTACTGGAACTGCTCGGCGACGCCGGTCATCTTGTTGCGCCGGCCCATGGACAGGATCTGGGTAAAGCCGCAGTAGAAGAACACGCCTTCGAGTACGCAGTAGTAGGCGATCAGGTTGCGCAGCAGTTCCTTGTCGGTTTCCACGGTACCGGTGTTGAAGGTCGGGTCGGAGATGGCGCGGGTGTACTTGAGGCCCCAGGCGGCCTTTTTCGCGACGCTGGGGATCTCGTGGTACATGTTGAAGATTTCGCCTTCATCCATGCCCAGTGACTCGATGCAGTACTGGTAGGCGTGGGTGTGGATCGCTTCTTCGAAGGCCTGGCGCAGGATGTACTGGCGGCATTCGGGGTTGGTGATCAGGCGGTAGACGGCCAGTACCAGGTTGTTGGCGACCAGTGAGTCGGCGGTGGAGAAAAAGCCGAGGTTGCGCTTGACGATGCGGCGCTCGTCTTCGGTGAGGCCGTCGGCGCTTTTCCACAGGGCGATGTCGGCGGTCATGTTGACCTCTTGCGGCATCCAGTGGTTGGCGCAGCCGTCGAGGTATTTCTGCCAGGCCCAGTCGTATTTGAAGGGTACGAGCTGGTTGAGGTCGGCGCGGGCGTTGATCATTTGCTTGTCGCCAACCTGTACCCGTGCGGCAGCACCTTCAAGATCGTCGAGGCCTTCCTGGATGTCGAGCTGGTCAAGCGCGGCTTTGGCGCGCGCTACCGCGTCGGAGTCGTCGGCATTGACCTGGCGGGCATCTTCAACGGCGCTGCTGGCCTGGTCGTTGAGGGCGTTGTTGGCCTGGGCCGGTTGGGCGCTCTGGGCGGCCGCTGCCGGAGTGGCGGGTTGGTCTTCTTTGTCGAATTCGTCCCAGCTGAGCATGGTGGGGCTCCCTTTTTGAATTGGTTCGGTGTCTGCCTGGTTGTCGCTGAGCGAGTGAGCGCTAGGCGCCGTGGCTGCCGGACCCGGGAGCGTACTGGAGTACGTGACCGGGTTCGGCTGGCGCGGCAACAACGCGGGCGCCGCTCAGATACGTGCGTTTACTGACAAGCCTCGCAATCGGGGTCATCAATCGAACACGCCTGCGGCACCGGTGCCGGGCCGGCTGGTGCAGCGTTTGCCGCTGGCGCACTGCCGCTGGATACGGCGTTGAGCTTGCCCGTGTTGACTGTGGACTTCTCGGTGCTGGTGGCGGCCAGGGCGCGCAGGTAGTAGGTGGTTTTCAGACCACGGAACCAGGCCATGCGGTAGGTCACATCCAGCTTCTTGCCGCTGGCACCGGAGATGTACAGGTTCAGTGACTGGGCCTGGTCGATCCACTTCTGGCGGCGGCTGGCGGCTTCGACGATCCACTTGGTGTCGACTTCGAAGGCTGTCGCGTACAGGGCCTTGAGGTCATCGGGGATGCGGTCGATCTGCTGTACCGAGCCGTCGTAGAACTTGAGGTCGTTGACCATGACCGGATCCCACAGGTTGCGGGCCTTGAGGTCGCGTACCAGGTAGGGGTTGATCACGGTGAACTCACCGGACAGGTTCGATTTGACGTACAGGTTCTGGTAGGTCGGCTCGATCGACTGCGATACGCCGGTAATGTTGGCGATGGTCGCGGTCGGGGCGATGGCCATGATGTTGGAGTTGCGGATGCCTTTCTTGACCCGTTCGCGTACCGGTGCCCAGTCCAGAGTCTGGCTGCGGTCGACGTCGATGTACTGCTGGCCGCGCTGCTCGGTGAGGATGTCCAGCGAGTCGAGCGGCAGGACGCCCTGGCTCCACAACGAACCATCAAAGCTGGAGTAGGCGCCGCGCTCATCGGCCAGATCGCACGAGGCCTGGATGGCGAAGTAGCTGATCGCTTCCATCGACTGGTCAGCAAAGGCTACGGCAGCGTCCGAGCCATAGGCGATGTGTTGCAGGTACAGAGCGTCCTGGAAGCCCATCAGGCCGAGGCCGACCGGGCGGTGTTTGAGGTTGGAGTTCTTCGCCTGCGGCACGCTGTAATAGTTGATGTCGATGACGTTATCGAGCATGCGTACAGCGGTCTTGACGGTGCGCTCAAGCTTGGCAGTGTCCAGCTTGCCATCGACGATGTGCTGCGGCAGGTTGATTGAGCCCAGGTTACACACGGCGATTTCGTCGGCCGAGGTGTTCAGGGTGATCTCGGTGCACAGGTTGGAACTGTGGACTACACCGGCGTGCTGCTGCGGGCTGCGCAGGTTGCAGGCGTCCTTGAAGGTCAGCCAGGGATGACCGGTTTCGAACAGCATGCTGAGCATCTTGCGCCACAGGTCGCGGGCCTGGATGGTTTTGTACAGCTTGATCTTGCCGTACTCGATCAGGGCTTCGTAATACTCGTAACGCTCTTCGAAGGCCTTGCCGGTCAGGTCATGCAGGTCAGGCACGTCCGAGGGCGAGAACAGGGTCCACTGGCCGTCATCGAACACTCGCTTCATGAACAGGTCGGGAATCCAGTTGGCGGTGTTCATGTCGTGGGTACGGCGGCGGTCGTCACCGGTGTTCTTGCGCAGTTCGAGGAATTCCTCGATGTCCAGGTGCCAGGTTTCCAGGTAGGCACACACGGCGCCCTTGCGCTTGCCGCCCTGGTTGACGGCTACGGCGGTGTCGTTGACCACTTTCAGGAAGGGAACAACGCCCTGGGATTTGCCGTTGGTGCCCTTGATGTAGGAGCCCAGCGCGCGCACCGGGGTCCAGTCGTTACCCAGGCCGCCAGCGAATTTGGACAGCAGGGCGTTGTCGCGCAGGGCGTCGTAGATGCCGCCCAGGTCGTCGGGAACGGTGGTCAGGTAGCAGGACGACAGCTGTGAACGCAGGGTGCCGGCGTTGAACAGGGTCGGGGTCGAGGCCATGTAGTCGAAGCTCGACAGCAGTCGGTAGAACTCGATGGCGCGCTCGTTCTTCTGCGGCTCTTCGATGGCCAGGCCCATGGCCACGCGCATGAAGAAAATCTGCGGCAGTTCGAAGCGGGTGCCGTCCTTGTGAATGAAGTAGCGGTCGTACAGGGTCTGCAGGCCCAGGTAGGCGAACTGCTGGTCGCGCTCGTGGTCGATGGCGGCGCCCAGTTGCTCAAGATCGAACTCGGCCAGTTGCGGATCGAGCAGTTCGAACTCGACGCCTTTGGCAACGTAAGCTTTGAGTGCCGGGGCGTAGAGTTCGGCCATTTCATGGTGGGTGGCGCGTTCGGCTACGCCGAGGAAGCCCAGAGCTTCGGCACGCAGGGTATCGAGTAGCAGGCGGGCGGTGACCTGGCTGTAGTTCGGCTCGCGTTCGACCAGTGTGCGGGCGGTCATCACCAGTGCGGTGTTGACGTCCTTGAGGGTGACGCCGTCGTACAGGTTTTTCAGGGTGTCGCGTTCGATCAGG is a genomic window of Halopseudomonas phragmitis containing:
- a CDS encoding ribonucleotide-diphosphate reductase subunit beta — encoded protein: MLSWDEFDKEDQPATPAAAAQSAQPAQANNALNDQASSAVEDARQVNADDSDAVARAKAALDQLDIQEGLDDLEGAAARVQVGDKQMINARADLNQLVPFKYDWAWQKYLDGCANHWMPQEVNMTADIALWKSADGLTEDERRIVKRNLGFFSTADSLVANNLVLAVYRLITNPECRQYILRQAFEEAIHTHAYQYCIESLGMDEGEIFNMYHEIPSVAKKAAWGLKYTRAISDPTFNTGTVETDKELLRNLIAYYCVLEGVFFYCGFTQILSMGRRNKMTGVAEQFQYILRDESMHLNFGIDVINQIKIENPHLWDAQMKDEATQMILQGTQLEIEYARDTMPRGVLGMNAAMMEDYLKFIANRRLTQIGLKEEYPGTSNPFPWMSEIMDLKKEKNFFETRVIEYQTGGALSWD
- a CDS encoding alpha/beta hydrolase family protein encodes the protein MVCHQQGDFHLLPSFPTPAIHPVKHRMLFVIFAHGCSLGQSPILVLNALPRKKGPAGMKNSAYRLFKKPFFGRFVRPWHWPEGVDQQQWQRLTIASQSGAKLSGLLAPAHCAVAKGAVLMVHPMGAIAKGFWMKYGHADMLREAGYHVLLVDLNGFGESTSTTMDFPLDVLAAGQALQAQYPQLPVAVMGASMGAAMSVCAMAQPEHPFKAAVLESAFPTLLHFWSRYPIPRLGIQLSRLVYPAGERSLRPLDAAQRLVGRPSMLMIYGDADEFTPVADGQLLWRVLNSHTQAEFWQVPGAQHTHAYAAQPRDYAQKVVAFLDTQLLHSEQAARQK
- a CDS encoding GlxA family transcriptional regulator, producing MKITLLMADQCSATSVAATLDFFQTANVLHHYAVKQNAREERSNSALFDLETASIDGQPITCSGGLRLTPDKKLADVNSPKLIVVPGFMFNILGVLPSLGKMVEWLQEQHQQGCYIASMCTGAFVTAQAGLLDGRCATTHWVFGEQFARSFPKVILQIERTVTDDGQLLCSGGSTSGSDLLLHLVRKFSSPQLAAECAKKLLVDFSERSQTPYSSTTFKKNHTDAEILKIQIWLENRIGRTIVMEQLAEEFGLSMRNFIRRFKEATDQNPLEYLQNLRLEKAKFLLESSQQAFEQITLQVGYEDGNSFRRLFKQRVGLTPSAYRKRFENRRSVHSG
- a CDS encoding ribonucleoside-diphosphate reductase subunit alpha, whose product is MHTSTSTTSQTPGQPGLEQQSGEDVLLTAPGQLRVIKRNGTLVAYTDDKIKIAMTKAFLAVEGGQAAASSRIRATVDELSEAISATFRRRMPSGGTLHIEEIQDQVELALMRSGEQKVARAYVLYREEHARQRQARQHEQPVEAHPSIRVTLDDGSQAPLDMGRLRTLISEACEGLAEVDAALIERDTLKNLYDGVTLKDVNTALVMTARTLVEREPNYSQVTARLLLDTLRAEALGFLGVAERATHHEMAELYAPALKAYVAKGVEFELLDPQLAEFDLEQLGAAIDHERDQQFAYLGLQTLYDRYFIHKDGTRFELPQIFFMRVAMGLAIEEPQKNERAIEFYRLLSSFDYMASTPTLFNAGTLRSQLSSCYLTTVPDDLGGIYDALRDNALLSKFAGGLGNDWTPVRALGSYIKGTNGKSQGVVPFLKVVNDTAVAVNQGGKRKGAVCAYLETWHLDIEEFLELRKNTGDDRRRTHDMNTANWIPDLFMKRVFDDGQWTLFSPSDVPDLHDLTGKAFEERYEYYEALIEYGKIKLYKTIQARDLWRKMLSMLFETGHPWLTFKDACNLRSPQQHAGVVHSSNLCTEITLNTSADEIAVCNLGSINLPQHIVDGKLDTAKLERTVKTAVRMLDNVIDINYYSVPQAKNSNLKHRPVGLGLMGFQDALYLQHIAYGSDAAVAFADQSMEAISYFAIQASCDLADERGAYSSFDGSLWSQGVLPLDSLDILTEQRGQQYIDVDRSQTLDWAPVRERVKKGIRNSNIMAIAPTATIANITGVSQSIEPTYQNLYVKSNLSGEFTVINPYLVRDLKARNLWDPVMVNDLKFYDGSVQQIDRIPDDLKALYATAFEVDTKWIVEAASRRQKWIDQAQSLNLYISGASGKKLDVTYRMAWFRGLKTTYYLRALAATSTEKSTVNTGKLNAVSSGSAPAANAAPAGPAPVPQACSIDDPDCEACQ
- a CDS encoding acyl-CoA thioesterase, which translates into the protein MNFNDAMLAISENTLEPVTIPEKWGQGRATFGGMVAAIMYQRVALHMAADRPVRSIMVSFVAPVAPGAMDIRVQLLREGKAASQIQATAYQGDQVCAVMLASFGGERESMVHVEPDKAPAFSAPDEGHTFPFLPGLTPDFTQYFDYRYTVGKMPFMGSTQKVMGGWIKLREESTQAVSVAQTLALLDAWPPAVFSMLKKPTSGSSLTWTISFVNLPDNCSANDWWQYLADIHSSANGYGHIDATLWDKHGEVTVISRQTVSVFG
- a CDS encoding TAXI family TRAP transporter solute-binding subunit, translated to MRITSPKSRLSASLSLAGLLAFGSTSLANADTYDMPHLLVIGTPGTSSGSFASTNGWGPMLQQELGSNVRVVPEDSEIQRHRRLTERRDLLLSSVSAAELRFQIQGIGHYATMMPVPQRVIWHHNDTPWTFVVAGDSDLHSMDDLKRSGLRVAQGQFSIPMMTTVRDGLPAFLGMTPEESATHFNFIAASSYVENCRSVIEGRADVAYCASVSSVMAELEGAPGGIRWLAMDLDDEAGWQRFLEHSPMAVPGPITMGVASARGVDGLASNFLYAAPADLDEALAYTLARWFHQAFDRYKGSHPLSTRMSLEVFRDYLDRSPLPIHEGTVRYLKEIGAWTEEDDRWNQEAIEKMDSWISARQAALDEAKEKGIQPGRNNQAFMAIVEKHTHGLEGFRTRL